Part of the Gordonia crocea genome is shown below.
AGTTCGGTCAGGTCGACTCGGAATCCGCCGTCAGACATCGAGGTTCAGGGAGACGGGAGCACCTGCGGTGCGCAGGACCTGGCGGGTTTCATTCTCTTGTGTCTGGTACTGGTGTGCGGCACTGGCGAGGGCTCGAGTCATATCGTCGAGGCTCTGCAGCACGTTGTCGAAACCGGTGCTGCACTCCTCCCAGGGCTCTCCGTAGGACTCCGCCGCGGATCCGGTCCACGACGCTCCGAACAGTGACCTGGCCTTCTTCGCCATGGCCTCCCAGTCTTGCGAGAGGTCCTTCTGGACTTGTGAGATCTCCCCGGAGATGGCGAGCATCGTCACGATATCCGCTCTAAATGTCATCTGGCCCCCTATCGGGACGAGAGACTACCGCATGCGCGTC
Proteins encoded:
- a CDS encoding WXG100 family type VII secretion target, with product MTFRADIVTMLAISGEISQVQKDLSQDWEAMAKKARSLFGASWTGSAAESYGEPWEECSTGFDNVLQSLDDMTRALASAAHQYQTQENETRQVLRTAGAPVSLNLDV